From a single Entelurus aequoreus isolate RoL-2023_Sb linkage group LG12, RoL_Eaeq_v1.1, whole genome shotgun sequence genomic region:
- the LOC133662556 gene encoding zinc finger BED domain-containing protein 4-like: MRGFLGVTVHWMDKEAERIELKSNLLACERFKGSHTAERICDKFEAICDEYNIKAKLDYIISDNAANMRKAFTVCFPSEQEDDDDGDHLDDPELWCDLTVEDQQTVDVAMAKKKRLQCFAHTLQLVVGDGLKETKVVSPSLSKLSKLSSLLHTSTTFKDVFDAEFGEQKGIPAAVNTRWNSTLRQAKAVLQCNHVRLCAVLEKAGHRELSFTAREWNLLKDLVNILKPFGEATDLTQGEKVITISAVVPSILSLNHHLEKLKPQVCFLSGLVRSLQTSLNKRFLGIFINVKMARTQDGITAPFSDPVYLKAAVLDPAFSLLWVEPHVLVSRDVKAEVAQQVKELILQDAAETEQPAPLVDEKEQGDLGEGEGLFAAYHKRQKKDVGTTPALQLSHYLDIAEGQNALLFWALNMKTLPSLFRVAMRVLPVPASSAPVERVFSHGGIILRPHRAQITDRLLANLVFCKCNAAYGPDI; encoded by the exons ATGAGGGGATTCCTCGGTGTCACTGTGCACTGGATGGACAAAGAGGCAGAGAGGATAGAGCTCAAGTCCAATCTCTTGGCTTGTGAGCGCTTCAAAGGCTCACATACAGCTGAACGAATCTGTGACAAATTTGAGGCTATATGTGATGAATACAACATTAAAGCTAAACTGGACTACATTATTAGTGACAATGCTGCTAACATGCGAAAAGCATTCACTGTGTGCTTCCCCAGTGAACAAGAGGATGACGATGATGGAGATCATCTGGATGACCCTGAGCTCTGGTGTGATTTAACCGTGGAAGATCAGCAAACGGTAGATGTTGCTATGGCAAAGAAAAAGCGCTTGCAGTGTTTTGCACACACTCTTCAGCTGGTGGTGGGAGATGGTTTGAAAGAAACAAAAGTGGTATCTCCTTCTCTTTCGAAGTTATCTAAACTCAGCTCACTGCTGCACACAAGCACAACATTCAAAGATGTGTTTGATGCTGAATTTGGGGAACAGAAAGGCATCCCTGCTGCAGTCAACACAAGATGGAACTCAACACTGAGGCAAGCGAAGGCTGTTCTCCAGTGCAATCATGTAAGGCTCTGTGCTGTTCTAGAAAAGGCTGGGCACAGGGAGTTGTCATTCACAGCACGGGAGTGGAATCTgttgaaagatttggtgaacatcttGAAGCCATTTGGAGAAGCAACTGATTTGACACAGGGGGAGAAGGTCATCACAATCAGTGCTGTTGTTCCATCCATCTTGTCCCTCAACCACCACCTTGAGAAACTGAAGCCTCAGGTCTGTTTTCTGAGCGGCCTGGTCAGAAGTCTCCAGACATCCCTGAACAAAAGATTTCTTGGAATCTTCATCAATGTGAAAATGGCCAGGACACAAGATGGGATCACTGCTCCCTTTTCAGATCCAGTCTACCTCAAAGCAGCTGTCTTGGATCCAGCCTTTTCTCTGTTGTGGGTGGAGCCCCATGTGCTGGTCAGTCGTGACGTCAAGGCAGAGGTGGCACAACAGGTTAAAG AATTGATCCTGCAAGATGCTGCAGAGACTGAGCAACCTGCGCCTCTTGTTGATGAAAAAGAGCAAGGGGACCTTGGAGAAGGAGAAGGGCTGTTTGCTGCTTACCACAAGAGACAGAAGAAGGATGTTGGGACTACTCCAGCACTACAGCTAAGTCACTACCTTGACATAGCTGAAGGACAGAATGCCCTTTTGTTCTGGGCATTGAACATGAAGACTCTTCCTTCACTGTTCCGAGTGGCCATGAGAGTCTTGCCAGTGCCTGCCTCCAGTGCTCCAGTGGAGCGAGTTTTCAGCCATGGTGGCATCATACTACGCCCCCATCGTGCACAAATAACTGACAGACTCTTGGCCAATTTGGTCTTTTGCAAATGCAATGCAGCATATGGCCCTGACATATAA